From the Syngnathoides biaculeatus isolate LvHL_M chromosome 10, ASM1980259v1, whole genome shotgun sequence genome, one window contains:
- the prok2 gene encoding prokineticin-2: MKSFFCLFFFLLLLSRGYSAVITGACEKDSQCGGGMCCAVSLWIRSLRMCTLMGAEGDNCHPLSHNVPFIGKRLHHTCPCLPNLSCIAVEKGQSRCRSSFQRDHNYI; encoded by the exons ATGAAGTCCTTCTTTTGTCTGTTCTTCTTCCTGCTTTTGCTGTCCCGTGGGTATTCAGCGGTCATCACAGGG gcATGTGAGAAGGACTCCCAGTGTGGAGGAGGAATGTGCTGTGCGGTGAGTTTGTGGATTCGTAGCCTGCGTATGTGTACACTGATGGGAGCGGAAGGAGATAACTGTCACCCCTTGAGCCACAAC GTTCCTTTCATTGGGAAAAGACTTCATCACACATGCCCCTGTCTACCCAACTTGTCATGCATCGCTGTAGAAAAGGGACAATCGAGATGCCGTTCATCATTTCAGAGAGATCACAACTATATCTAA